One Vigna unguiculata cultivar IT97K-499-35 chromosome 7, ASM411807v1, whole genome shotgun sequence genomic region harbors:
- the LOC114189888 gene encoding receptor-like protein kinase: MGCLLLLLCFSSFLYAVSALNSDGLALLSLSRDWVVGSGDINSTWKLSDSTPCSWVGVHCDNANNVNSLNLSRYSIFGQLGPEIGRLIHLQTIDLSDNDMFGKIPPELNNCSMLEYMDITRNNFSGGIPESFRNLQDLTYLDLSINRLSGDIPKFLWEFRLLEEVYLSDNSLSGSIPSSIGNMTNLITLDLSFNQLSGTIPMSIGNCSKLENLYLRGNKLQGVIPESLNNLENLLELFLDRNSLGGTIQLGSRNCKKLSVLSLSYINFSVPIPSSLGNCSGLKEFYAVESNFVGSIPSSLGLLTNLSILVIPQNQLSGKIPPQIGNCKSLEELYLHTNELEGEIPSELGNLSILRELLLFENHLTGKIPLGIWKIQTLEQVHVYINNLSGELPLEMAQLKHLKNITFFENQFSGVIPQSLGINSSLVVFDVTDNNFTGPIPPNVCFGKQLVRLNMAGNQLYGSIPPDLGRCTTLERLRLEQNNFSGPLPDFETNPNLLHMNINNNNIRGEIPSTFGNCTNLSLLDLSVNSLTGLVPSELGNLVNLRTLVLSHNTLKGPLPHQLSNCNKMIEFDVGFNFLNGSFPSNFGNWTGLTTLILSENNFDGGIPAFLSEFKRLNDLQLGGNMFGGTIPKSIGELVDLMYNLNLSANGLIGELPRDIQNLKNLVQLDLSWNNLTGSIQFLNDLSSLSEFNISYNSFEGPVPLRLTSLTNSSLSFLGNPGLCTSNFTENSYLRPCDITSKKSEKLSKVAITMIALGSLISLVLLLGLIYIFFIRKIKQEPTINEDDNSPPLLNMVMKATENLNDQYIIGRGAQGVVYKAALGPDNILAIKKFVFASDETKSSSMTREIQTLGNIRHRNLAKMEGCWLRENYGLIAYKYMPNGSLYDALHEKKGSHSLDWNIRNKIAVGIAHGLAYLHHDCDPVIVHRDIKTTNILLDSEMEPHIADFGIAKLLDQPSTSTQSIYVTGTLGYIPPENAYTTTKGKEADVYSYGVVLLELISRKKALDPSFVEGTDIVNWARSAWEEAGVVDEIVDSELAGEISNSEVTKQVTKVLLVALRCTLKDPRSRPTMRDVIKNLYADGKSST, translated from the exons ATGGGGTGTCTCTTGCTGCTTCTGtgtttttctagttttttatATGCTGTTTCTGCCTTAAACTCTGATGGGTTGGCTTTGTTGTCCCTCTCCCGGGACTGGGTTGTTGGGTCTGGGGACATAAACTCTACATGGAAGCTGTCTGATTCCACTCCATGCTCGTGGGTGGGAGTGCATTGTGATAATGCCAATAATGTGAATTCTCTAAACCTCAGTAGATATTCTATTTTTGGCCAATTAGGACCTGAAATTGGACGTTTGATTCACTTGCAGACCATAGACTTGTCAGATAATGATATGTTTGGAAAAATTCCCCCAGAATTAAACAACTGTAGCATGCTTGAGTACATGGACATTACTAGAAACAACTTTAGTGGAGGAATACCAGAGAGCTTTCGAAACTTGCAAGATTTGACGTATCTGGATCTCTCAATTAATCGGCTGAGTGGTGACATTCCTAAGTTCTTGTGGGAATTTCGTCTCCTGGAAGAAGTGTATCTTAGTGACAACAGTTTAAGTGGTTCCATTCCCTCTAGTATTGGGAATATGACCAACCTTATCACACTGGATCTTTCTTTTAATCAGCTGTCAGGGACTATTCCCATGTCCATTGGAAATTGTAGTAAATTAGAGAATCTGTATTTAAGAGGTAATAAATTGCAGGGAGTTATTCCGGAGAGTCTAAATAATCTCGAAAATCTTCTTGAGTTATTTCTCGATCGTAATAGTCTTGGAGGTACTATTCAACTGGGATCTAGAAATTGTAAAAAGTTGTCTGTTCTGTCTCTTTCTTACATTAACTTCAGTGTGCCTATACCATCAAGCTTGGGGAATTGTAGTGGCCTAAAAGAGTTTTATGCTGTAGAAAGTAACTTTGTTGGCAGTATACCGTCATCCTTAGGACTCCTTACCAACCTTTCTATTCTAGTGATTCCACAGAACCAATTGTCTGGGAAAATACCTCCACAGATTGGTAATTGCAAATCCCTGGAAGAGTTGTATTTGCATACCAATGAACTCGAAGGAGAAATTCCTAGTGAATTGGGAAACTTGAGTATATTACGCGAACTTTTGTTGTTTGAAAACCATTTGACAGGAAAAATTCCACTTGGCATTTGGAAAATTCAAACACTTGAGCAGGTACACGTATACATTAATAACCTTTCAGGTGAGCTACCTCTTGAGATGGCACAGCTTAAACATCTTAAGAATATCACCTTCTTTGAAAATCAGTTCTCCGGAGTCATTCCTCAAAGCTTAGGGATCAATAGCAGTTTGGTTGTGTTTGACGTCACGGATAATAATTTCACCGGTCCCATCCCACCAAATGTTTGCTTTGGAAAGCAATTGGTCAGGTTGAATATGGCTGGCAATCAACTTTATGGCAGCATACCACCTGATCTTGGAAGATGCACAACTCTTGAAAGGCTGAGACTTGAACAAAACAATTTCTCCGGGCCACTTCCTGATTTTGAAACTAATCCAAATCTCCTTCATAtgaacatcaacaacaacaatatcAGGGGTGAAATTCCATCAACTTTTGGAAACTGCACAAATCTCTCTCTTTTAGATTTATCCGTTAACAGCTTGACAGGTCTTGTACCCTCGGAGCTGGGAAACCTTGTGAATCTCCGGACTTTGGTTCTTTCTCACAATACTTTGAAAGGTCCTTTGCCACATCAACTGTCAAACTGTAACAAAATGATCGAGTTTGATGTTGGATTCAATTTCTTGAATGGTTCGTTTCCATCAAATTTTGGGAACTGGACTGGATTAACAACTTTAATTCTCTCAGAGAATAATTTTGATGGTGGTATTCCAGCATTCTTATCAGAATTTAAAAGGCTCAATGATTTACAACTTGGAGGAAACATGTTTGGAGGAACCATTCCTAAATCAATTGGAGAACTGGTGGATTTGATGTATAATCTAAATCTAAGTGCTAATGGGCTGATAGGTGAGCTTCCTAGGGACATCCAGAACCTGAAGAATCTTGTACAACTGGATCTATCTTGGAACAATTTGACAGGAAGTATACAATTTCTCAATGACCTCAGTTCATTATCTGAGTTCAACATTTCATACAATTCTTTTGAAGGTCCTGTGCCACTACGGCTAACAAGTTTAACAaattcttctttatcttttttggGCAATCCTGGCCTATGTACctcaaatttcactgaaaacAGCTATTTAAGGCCCTGTGACATAACTTCAAAAAAGTCAGAAAAGCTCAGCAAAGTTGCAATCACGATGATAGCACTTGGATCCTTAATATCACTCGTTCTGCTGCTGgggttaatttatatattttttatcagaaaaattAAGCAGGAACCCACAATCAACGAAGATGATAATTCTCCACCCCTTCTCAATATGGTTATGAAAGCTACAGAAAATCTAAATGATCAGTATATTATTGGAAGAGGAGCTCAAGGAGTTGTCTATAAAGCAGCACTTGGTCCAGACAATATTTTGGCTATAAAGAAGTTTGTATTTGCTAGTGATGAAACGAAGAGCTCAAGCATGACCAGAGAAATTCAAACCCTTGGAAATATTAGGCATCGAAATTTGGCAAAAATGGAAGGCTGCTGGTTGAGAGAAAACTATGGTCTCATTGCATACAAATACATGCCAAATGGAAGTCTGTACGATGCTTTGCATGAGAAGAAGGGATCTCATTCCTTAGATTGGAATATCCGGAATAAGATAGCTGTTGGAATTGCTCATGGATTGGCTTATCTCCATCATGACTGTGATCCTGTCATTGTGCACAGAGATATCAAAACAACCAATATACTTCTAGATTCTGAGATGGAGCCCCATATTGCAGATTTTGGTATTGCCAAGCTTTTGGATCAGCCTTCTACCTCCACACAGTCAATATATGTCACTGGTACACTTGGTTATATACCACCAG AGAATGCTTATACAACAACAAAGGGTAAAGAGGCCGATGTATACAGTTATGGTGTAGTATTGCTGGAGCTGATATCCAGAAAGAAGGCATTGGATCCATCATTTGTAGAAGGAACAGATATAGTTAATTGGGCTAGATCTGCCTGGGAGGAAGCAGGAGTTGTTGATGAAATTGTTGATTCAGAGTTGGCTGGTGAAATTTCAAATTCTGAAGTTACGAAACAAGTTACAAAGGTTCTTTTGGTGGCTTTGAGATGTACATTAAAGGATCCACGCAGCAGACCAACGATGAGGGATGTTATCAAGAATTTGTATGCAGATGGTAAAAGCTCCACATAA
- the LOC114190317 gene encoding uncharacterized protein LOC114190317 — MNTSESDHHVLPNPESHSFTSKCRKFSLHSFSLLVLLTSIYWGFTTTNYYKVHHLKYSLTSPSIMRAIESLFLPSKPVSVPSSNHCVLWMAPFLSGGGYSSEGWSYILALHGHRKMQSLRLSIDHHGDLESLAFWKGLPIHMKDLARELYQTRCRMNETIVICHSEPGAWFPPLFETIPCPPSFYHNFKSVVGRTMFETDRVNDQHVQRCNTMNYVWVPTEFHMSTFVQSGVDPSKMVKIVQPVDVEFFDPGRYKPFRLASSSRAKLVLGSHVTKSFVFLSIFKWEYRKGWDVLLKSYLKEFSKDDGVALYLLTNPYHTDKNFGNKILDFVESSGMVKPVSGWAPVYVIDNHIPLSDLPRVYKASDAFVLPSRGEGWGRPVVEAMSMALPVIATNWSGPTEYLTDDNSYPLPVDRMSEVTEGPFKGHLWAEPSVDKLQVLMRQVMNNLTEATAIGRKAREDMITRFSPEIVADIVADHILDILRQ; from the coding sequence ATGAATACCTCTGAATCCGACCACCATGTTCTTCCCAATCCAGAATCACATTCATTCACATCAAAATGCAGAAAATTTTCATTGCACTCATTCTCTCTCTTGGTTCTCCTTACGTCAATCTATTGGGGATTCACAACAACAAACTATTACAAAGTTCACCACTTGAAATACTCCCTCACATCACCATCAATTATGCGTGCAATTGAGTCTCTCTTTTTACCCTCAAAACCAGTTTCTGTGCCCTCCTCCAATCACTGTGTGCTATGGATGGCCCCTTTTCTTTCAGGTGGTGGGTATAGCTCCGAAGGTTGGTCCTACATTTTGGCCCTTCATGGTCACAGAAAAATGCAATCTTTAAGGTTGTCGATTGACCATCATGGTGATCTAGAATCTCTGGCGTTTTGGAAGGGTTTGCCAATTCATATGAAGGACTTGGCACGTGAGTTGTACCAAACTCGGTGTAGAATGAACGAGACAATTGTCATTTGCCATAGTGAACCTGGTGCCTGGTTCCCTCCACTGTTTGAAACCATCCCATGCCCACCATCTTTTTACCATAATTTCAAGTCTGTCGTTGGCAGAACCATGTTTGAGACCGATAGAGTGAACGATCAACATGTGCAGCGCTGTAATACAATGAACTATGTCTGGGTTCCTACAGAGTTCCATATGTCTACATTTGTGCAAAGTGGAGTTGATCCTTCCAAGATGGTGAAAATTGTTCAACCTGTTGATGTGGAGTTCTTTGATCCGGGAAGGTACAAGCCATTTCGTCTTGCTTCTAGTTCTAGAGCAAAACTTGTGTTAGGTTCCCATGTGACGAAGAGCTTTGTGTTTTTAAGTATCTTCAAATGGGAGTATAGGAAAGGGTGGGATGTTTTGCTAAAATCATACTTGAAGGAATTCTCAAAGGATGATGGGGTTGCTTTGTACTTGTTGACAAATCCTTATCATACTGACAAGAATTTTGGTAACAAGATATTGGATTTTGTGGAGAGTTCGGGTATGGTAAAACCAGTAAGTGGTTGGGCTCCAGTCTATGTTATTGATAATCACATACCATTGAGTGATTTGCCAAGAGTTTACAAGGCATCTGATGCTTTTGTTCTTCCTTCCCGAGGGGAAGGATGGGGGAGACCAGTGGTGGAAGCCATGTCAATGGCATTGCCTGTGATTGCAACAAATTGGTCTGGACCAACTGAGTATTTAACAGACGATAATAGCTATCCACTGCCTGTGGATAGAATGAGTGAAGTAACAGAAGGTCCATTCAAAGGACACCTTTGGGCTGAACCTTCTGTGGACAAACTTCAGGTTCTTATGAGGCAGGTGATGAATAATCTCACTGAGGCTACAGCCATAGGTAGGAAGGCTAGGGAGGATATGATAACACGGTTTTCGCCTGAGATCGTGGCCGACATTGTTGCGGATCACATACTAGACATTCTACGGCAATAA